One Choloepus didactylus isolate mChoDid1 chromosome 16, mChoDid1.pri, whole genome shotgun sequence DNA window includes the following coding sequences:
- the PRELID3A gene encoding PRELI domain containing protein 3A isoform X1: protein MRIWSAEHVFRHPWDTVIQAAMRKYPNPMNPCVVGVDVLERTVDGRGRLHSHRLLSTEWGLPALVKAVSLGRRRHGDCSAGIPGTPRRCACELHPVILGTSRTLTYIKEHSIVDPVEKRMELCSTNITLTNLVSVDERLVYTPHPENPEMTVLTQEAIITVKGISLGSYLESLMANTISSNAKKIMSSFPSHAPSSRASSPSQIPSAEAWRLLLPSDGHSQLHFSPQPLCVQTCPCLEATPRNGSTTGTHGREAVEWVIRSLDAELEDLAAPASERA from the exons CCACCCCTGGGACACGGTCATCCAGGCGGCCATGAGGAAGTACCCGAACCCCATGAACCCCTGCGTCGTTGGGGTGGACGTGCTGGAGCGGACGGTGGACGGGCGCGGCCGGCTGCACAGCCACCGCCTCCTCAGCACTGAGTGGGGCCTGCCTGCCCTCGTCAAGGCGGTGAGCCTGGGCCGCCGGCGCCACGGGGACTGCTCCGCGGGCATTCCCGGGACACCCAGACGATGTGCTTGCGAACTTCATCCAGTG atTTTGGGAACCAGTAGGACTTTGACATACATCAAAGAACATTCTATTGTGGATCCGGTAGAAAAGAGAATGGAGCTTTGTTCCACCAAT attACACTCACAAATTTGGTGTCAGTTGATGAGAGGTTGGTGTACACTCCTCATCCAGAGAACCCTGAAAT GACTGTGCTCACCCAGGAAGCCATCATCACTGTAAAGGGGATCAGCCTAGGCAGCTATCTGGAAAGTTTGATGGCCAACACGATATCATCCAATGCAAAGAAG ATTATGTCGTCATTTCCCTCACACGCCCCTTCATCAAGAGCGTCTTCACCTTCACAAATCCCTTCCGCAGAGGCCTGGCGACTGCTCCTCCCATCAGATGGGCACTCCCAGCTTCATTTCTCCCCTCAACCCCTGTGTGTTCAGACCTGCCCATGCTTAGAAGCAACCCCCCGAAATGGCAGCACAACAGGGACACAT GGTCGCGAGGCCGTGGAGTGGGTGATCCGCAGCCTGGACGCCGAGCTCGAGGACCTGGCGGCACCGGCCTCGGAGAGGGCGTGA
- the PRELID3A gene encoding PRELI domain containing protein 3A isoform X4 gives MRIWSAEHVFRHPWDTVIQAAMRKYPNPMNPCVVGVDVLERTVDGRGRLHSHRLLSTEWGLPALVKAVSLGRRRHGDCSAGIPGTPRRCACELHPVILGTSRTLTYIKEHSIVDPVEKRMELCSTNITLTNLVSVDERLVYTPHPENPEMTVLTQEAIITVKGISLGSYLESLMANTISSNAKKGREAVEWVIRSLDAELEDLAAPASERA, from the exons CCACCCCTGGGACACGGTCATCCAGGCGGCCATGAGGAAGTACCCGAACCCCATGAACCCCTGCGTCGTTGGGGTGGACGTGCTGGAGCGGACGGTGGACGGGCGCGGCCGGCTGCACAGCCACCGCCTCCTCAGCACTGAGTGGGGCCTGCCTGCCCTCGTCAAGGCGGTGAGCCTGGGCCGCCGGCGCCACGGGGACTGCTCCGCGGGCATTCCCGGGACACCCAGACGATGTGCTTGCGAACTTCATCCAGTG atTTTGGGAACCAGTAGGACTTTGACATACATCAAAGAACATTCTATTGTGGATCCGGTAGAAAAGAGAATGGAGCTTTGTTCCACCAAT attACACTCACAAATTTGGTGTCAGTTGATGAGAGGTTGGTGTACACTCCTCATCCAGAGAACCCTGAAAT GACTGTGCTCACCCAGGAAGCCATCATCACTGTAAAGGGGATCAGCCTAGGCAGCTATCTGGAAAGTTTGATGGCCAACACGATATCATCCAATGCAAAGAAG GGTCGCGAGGCCGTGGAGTGGGTGATCCGCAGCCTGGACGCCGAGCTCGAGGACCTGGCGGCACCGGCCTCGGAGAGGGCGTGA
- the PRELID3A gene encoding PRELI domain containing protein 3A isoform X3 has protein sequence MRIWSAEHVFRHPWDTVIQAAMRKYPNPMNPCVVGVDVLERTVDGRGRLHSHRLLSTEWGLPALVKAILGTSRTLTYIKEHSIVDPVEKRMELCSTNITLTNLVSVDERLVYTPHPENPEMTVLTQEAIITVKGISLGSYLESLMANTISSNAKKIMSSFPSHAPSSRASSPSQIPSAEAWRLLLPSDGHSQLHFSPQPLCVQTCPCLEATPRNGSTTGTHGREAVEWVIRSLDAELEDLAAPASERA, from the exons CCACCCCTGGGACACGGTCATCCAGGCGGCCATGAGGAAGTACCCGAACCCCATGAACCCCTGCGTCGTTGGGGTGGACGTGCTGGAGCGGACGGTGGACGGGCGCGGCCGGCTGCACAGCCACCGCCTCCTCAGCACTGAGTGGGGCCTGCCTGCCCTCGTCAAGGCG atTTTGGGAACCAGTAGGACTTTGACATACATCAAAGAACATTCTATTGTGGATCCGGTAGAAAAGAGAATGGAGCTTTGTTCCACCAAT attACACTCACAAATTTGGTGTCAGTTGATGAGAGGTTGGTGTACACTCCTCATCCAGAGAACCCTGAAAT GACTGTGCTCACCCAGGAAGCCATCATCACTGTAAAGGGGATCAGCCTAGGCAGCTATCTGGAAAGTTTGATGGCCAACACGATATCATCCAATGCAAAGAAG ATTATGTCGTCATTTCCCTCACACGCCCCTTCATCAAGAGCGTCTTCACCTTCACAAATCCCTTCCGCAGAGGCCTGGCGACTGCTCCTCCCATCAGATGGGCACTCCCAGCTTCATTTCTCCCCTCAACCCCTGTGTGTTCAGACCTGCCCATGCTTAGAAGCAACCCCCCGAAATGGCAGCACAACAGGGACACAT GGTCGCGAGGCCGTGGAGTGGGTGATCCGCAGCCTGGACGCCGAGCTCGAGGACCTGGCGGCACCGGCCTCGGAGAGGGCGTGA
- the PRELID3A gene encoding PRELI domain containing protein 3A isoform X5, with product MRIWSAEHVFRHPWDTVIQAAMRKYPNPMNPCVVGVDVLERTVDGRGRLHSHRLLSTEWGLPALVKAVSLGRRRHGDCSAGIPGTPRRCACELHPVILGTSRTLTYIKEHSIVDPVEKRMELCSTNITLTNLVSVDERLVYTPHPENPEMTVLTQEAIITVKGISLGSYLESLMANTISSNAKKGWAAIEWIIQHPESAAG from the exons CCACCCCTGGGACACGGTCATCCAGGCGGCCATGAGGAAGTACCCGAACCCCATGAACCCCTGCGTCGTTGGGGTGGACGTGCTGGAGCGGACGGTGGACGGGCGCGGCCGGCTGCACAGCCACCGCCTCCTCAGCACTGAGTGGGGCCTGCCTGCCCTCGTCAAGGCGGTGAGCCTGGGCCGCCGGCGCCACGGGGACTGCTCCGCGGGCATTCCCGGGACACCCAGACGATGTGCTTGCGAACTTCATCCAGTG atTTTGGGAACCAGTAGGACTTTGACATACATCAAAGAACATTCTATTGTGGATCCGGTAGAAAAGAGAATGGAGCTTTGTTCCACCAAT attACACTCACAAATTTGGTGTCAGTTGATGAGAGGTTGGTGTACACTCCTCATCCAGAGAACCCTGAAAT GACTGTGCTCACCCAGGAAGCCATCATCACTGTAAAGGGGATCAGCCTAGGCAGCTATCTGGAAAGTTTGATGGCCAACACGATATCATCCAATGCAAAGAAG GGGTGGGCTGCTATCGAGTGGATAATTCAGCATCCCGAGAGCGCGGCGGGCTGA
- the PRELID3A gene encoding PRELI domain containing protein 3A isoform X7: MRIWSAEHVFRHPWDTVIQAAMRKYPNPMNPCVVGVDVLERTVDGRGRLHSHRLLSTEWGLPALVKAVSLGRRRHGDCSAGIPGTPRRCACELHPVILGTSRTLTYIKEHSIVDPVEKRMELCSTNVSNDLRRERLHSQIWCQLMRGWCTLLIQRTLK, translated from the exons CCACCCCTGGGACACGGTCATCCAGGCGGCCATGAGGAAGTACCCGAACCCCATGAACCCCTGCGTCGTTGGGGTGGACGTGCTGGAGCGGACGGTGGACGGGCGCGGCCGGCTGCACAGCCACCGCCTCCTCAGCACTGAGTGGGGCCTGCCTGCCCTCGTCAAGGCGGTGAGCCTGGGCCGCCGGCGCCACGGGGACTGCTCCGCGGGCATTCCCGGGACACCCAGACGATGTGCTTGCGAACTTCATCCAGTG atTTTGGGAACCAGTAGGACTTTGACATACATCAAAGAACATTCTATTGTGGATCCGGTAGAAAAGAGAATGGAGCTTTGTTCCACCAATGTAAGCAATGACCTAAGAAGAGAAAG attACACTCACAAATTTGGTGTCAGTTGATGAGAGGTTGGTGTACACTCCTCATCCAGAGAACCCTGAAAT GA
- the PRELID3A gene encoding PRELI domain containing protein 3A isoform X6, whose product MRIWSAEHVFRHPWDTVIQAAMRKYPNPMNPCVVGVDVLERTVDGRGRLHSHRLLSTEWGLPALVKAILGTSRTLTYIKEHSIVDPVEKRMELCSTNITLTNLVSVDERLVYTPHPENPEMTVLTQEAIITVKGISLGSYLESLMANTISSNAKKGWAAIEWIIQHPESAAG is encoded by the exons CCACCCCTGGGACACGGTCATCCAGGCGGCCATGAGGAAGTACCCGAACCCCATGAACCCCTGCGTCGTTGGGGTGGACGTGCTGGAGCGGACGGTGGACGGGCGCGGCCGGCTGCACAGCCACCGCCTCCTCAGCACTGAGTGGGGCCTGCCTGCCCTCGTCAAGGCG atTTTGGGAACCAGTAGGACTTTGACATACATCAAAGAACATTCTATTGTGGATCCGGTAGAAAAGAGAATGGAGCTTTGTTCCACCAAT attACACTCACAAATTTGGTGTCAGTTGATGAGAGGTTGGTGTACACTCCTCATCCAGAGAACCCTGAAAT GACTGTGCTCACCCAGGAAGCCATCATCACTGTAAAGGGGATCAGCCTAGGCAGCTATCTGGAAAGTTTGATGGCCAACACGATATCATCCAATGCAAAGAAG GGGTGGGCTGCTATCGAGTGGATAATTCAGCATCCCGAGAGCGCGGCGGGCTGA
- the PRELID3A gene encoding PRELI domain containing protein 3A isoform X2: MRKYPNPMNPCVVGVDVLERTVDGRGRLHSHRLLSTEWGLPALVKAVSLGRRRHGDCSAGIPGTPRRCACELHPVILGTSRTLTYIKEHSIVDPVEKRMELCSTNITLTNLVSVDERLVYTPHPENPEMTVLTQEAIITVKGISLGSYLESLMANTISSNAKKIMSSFPSHAPSSRASSPSQIPSAEAWRLLLPSDGHSQLHFSPQPLCVQTCPCLEATPRNGSTTGTHGREAVEWVIRSLDAELEDLAAPASERA, from the exons ATGAGGAAGTACCCGAACCCCATGAACCCCTGCGTCGTTGGGGTGGACGTGCTGGAGCGGACGGTGGACGGGCGCGGCCGGCTGCACAGCCACCGCCTCCTCAGCACTGAGTGGGGCCTGCCTGCCCTCGTCAAGGCGGTGAGCCTGGGCCGCCGGCGCCACGGGGACTGCTCCGCGGGCATTCCCGGGACACCCAGACGATGTGCTTGCGAACTTCATCCAGTG atTTTGGGAACCAGTAGGACTTTGACATACATCAAAGAACATTCTATTGTGGATCCGGTAGAAAAGAGAATGGAGCTTTGTTCCACCAAT attACACTCACAAATTTGGTGTCAGTTGATGAGAGGTTGGTGTACACTCCTCATCCAGAGAACCCTGAAAT GACTGTGCTCACCCAGGAAGCCATCATCACTGTAAAGGGGATCAGCCTAGGCAGCTATCTGGAAAGTTTGATGGCCAACACGATATCATCCAATGCAAAGAAG ATTATGTCGTCATTTCCCTCACACGCCCCTTCATCAAGAGCGTCTTCACCTTCACAAATCCCTTCCGCAGAGGCCTGGCGACTGCTCCTCCCATCAGATGGGCACTCCCAGCTTCATTTCTCCCCTCAACCCCTGTGTGTTCAGACCTGCCCATGCTTAGAAGCAACCCCCCGAAATGGCAGCACAACAGGGACACAT GGTCGCGAGGCCGTGGAGTGGGTGATCCGCAGCCTGGACGCCGAGCTCGAGGACCTGGCGGCACCGGCCTCGGAGAGGGCGTGA